From the genome of Arthrobacter sp. SLBN-122:
TCCAGCTGCTGCGTGACGGCCAGGCCCGCACCCGCGCCGAGCTTGCCCTGAGTACGGGGCTGGCCCGGTCAACCGTGGCCTCGCGGATCGACGCGCTGATGCTGTCAGGCCTCGTCGGCCCCGCCGGCGAGGCGCTCTCCAGCGGCGGCAGGCCGCCGTCGCGCTTTGCCTTCAACCCAGCCGCCCGCCTGGTGCTGGCCGTGGACGTGGGCGCCACCCATGTCATCGTTGCGGTCACGGACCTCGGCGGCAACATCCTGGCCGAACACCGGCTGGCTCAGCAGGTGGCCGACGGCCCGGAAGCGGTCCTGGACCAGGTGGTGGCGCAGGGCAAGGAACTGCTGGCGTCCACCGGACGAAGCGTGGCGGAACTCGCCGGGATCGGAATCGGCCTGCCCGGACCCGTGGAACACGACACGGGCAAGCCCGTTAAGCCGCCCATCATGCCGGGCTGGGACGGGTTCGATGTGGTCAGCTACGTTCAGCGGTCGCTGCCCGTGCACGTGCTGGTGGACAACGACGTGAACATCATGGCGTTGGGGGAGCAGTCCGCCCACTGGCCCGAACACAACAACTTCTTCTTCGTGAAGGTGGCTACCGGTATCGGCTCCGGCATCATCAGCAACGGGGAACTGCAGCGCGGCGCCAACGGCACGGCAGGCGACCTGGGGCACGTCCAGGTGGCGCGCGGCGCGGACGTCCTGTGTGCCTGTGGAAACTACGGGTGCCTGGAAGCGCTGGCGTCAGGTCCCGCCGTCGTGCGTTCCCTCCGGGACCAGGGGCTGGACGTGGCGAAGGGCGCGGATGTGCTCCGGCTGGCCGCAGACGGCAACCTCCAGGCCATCCAGGCACTGCGCCAGGCCGGCCGGGACATCGGCGAGGTATTGGCCACCGTGGTCAACCTGCTCAACCCGTCCGTCATTGTGGTGGGCGGCAGCGTCGGCGAGACGGGGGAGCACCTGGTCGCCGGCATCCGCGAGGTGGTCTACCGGCGCTCGCCGCCGCTGGCCACCTCGCACCTGCGCATCAACGGCTCGCGCGCCGGCAGCCAGGCAGCAGTCCTGGGCGCCAGCAAACTGGTCACCCAGTACGTCCTCTCGCCGGCTGTCATCGAAGCAACGCTGGCAGGCGCCTTCGCGGGGTAGGACCGGAAGTCCCGGCCCTACCCCGGTACGTACCTTAGGCGTCCGCCTCGGGCTCAGGCGCTTCGGTCAGGATCAGGGCAGTTCCGCCGTAGGCGGGCAGCTCCAGGAAGAAGCTGTGCAGGTCATCCACCTGCCCCACGGTCTCGCCGCTGAACAGATCCTTGACGTTGGCGCCGGAGGGCAGCTCATTGGACTGGATGCTGCCGGCGATGTCCTGGCCGGAGAAGTTGAGCGCGGTGACCTGGAGGGTGCCGTCCGTCAGCCTGTTGACCAGCACCAGTGCGCTGCGGTTGGAAACGTCCGGGACATCGAGCAAGGTCCCGGTGGCGATGCCGTTCTCTTCCCGCACGGTGAGGA
Proteins encoded in this window:
- a CDS encoding ROK family transcriptional regulator, with protein sequence MTATSGNDHGQDSVALDVGSLSRAGDLFQLLRDGQARTRAELALSTGLARSTVASRIDALMLSGLVGPAGEALSSGGRPPSRFAFNPAARLVLAVDVGATHVIVAVTDLGGNILAEHRLAQQVADGPEAVLDQVVAQGKELLASTGRSVAELAGIGIGLPGPVEHDTGKPVKPPIMPGWDGFDVVSYVQRSLPVHVLVDNDVNIMALGEQSAHWPEHNNFFFVKVATGIGSGIISNGELQRGANGTAGDLGHVQVARGADVLCACGNYGCLEALASGPAVVRSLRDQGLDVAKGADVLRLAADGNLQAIQALRQAGRDIGEVLATVVNLLNPSVIVVGGSVGETGEHLVAGIREVVYRRSPPLATSHLRINGSRAGSQAAVLGASKLVTQYVLSPAVIEATLAGAFAG